From Trichoplusia ni isolate ovarian cell line Hi5 chromosome 8, tn1, whole genome shotgun sequence, one genomic window encodes:
- the LOC113496657 gene encoding NADH dehydrogenase [ubiquinone] iron-sulfur protein 3, mitochondrial-like yields MSMSFCCLVLSFNLIKSSNKYFAKMNGILTKLAKSERATVLLRKFHNYVPLLTKNVQVKNPFQIEPIEAENHTLRVHDNTQRQRLYEFGMYVGLCLPKFVQKVQMQHTDELEILVVPEGLNQVLSFMKLHQHACFYQCSSATAIDVPSRVFRFEVCYNILSFRFGERARVKTYTDELTPLHSAYNVWKSCQWYEREIYDMFGIVYTHHPDLRRILTDYGFQGHPLRKDFPLVGYIEVRYDDELKKLVYEPMEYPQEAREYELQTPWHYLTNFHDGYNAPKKDDKKK; encoded by the coding sequence atgtcaATGTCGTTTTGCTGTCTAGTattgtcttttaatttaattaaatcatctaataaatattttgcaaaaatgaatggtattttaacaaaacttgcCAAAAGTGAGAGAGCTACAGTCCTACTGCGAAAGTTTCATAACTATGTTCCTCTCTTGACTAAGAATGTGCAAGTTAAAAATCCCTTTCAAATTGAGCCAATAGAAGCTGAAAATCATACTCTTCGGGTGCACGATAACACACAACGCCAACGACTTTATGAGTTTGGAATGTATGTTGGGCTTTGCTTACCCAAATTTGTACAGAAAGTTCAGATGCAGCATACTGATGAGCTGGAGATTCTTGTGGTACCAGAAGGCTTGAACCAGGTACTGAGCTTCATGAAACTACACCAACACGCTTGTTTTTACCAATGTTCGTCAGCAACAGCTATAGACGTGCCCAGCAGAGTATTCAGGTTCGAAGTATGCTACAACATTTTGAGCTTCAGATTTGGCGAACGAGCCCGAGTCAAGACCTATACTGATGAGCTGACCCCACTTCACTCCGCTTACAACGTATGGAAATCTTGTCAATGGTACGAAAGAGAAATATACGATATGTTTGGTATTGTATACACGCATCACCCAGATTTGAGGAGGATCCTTACAGATTACGGATTCCAAGGCCACCCGTTGAGGAAGGACTTCCCTTTGGTGGGATACATCGAAGTACGTTACGATGACGAGCTGAAGAAGCTCGTTTATGAACCTATGGAATACCCTCAAGAGGCGCGCGAGTATGAATTACAAACTCCATGGCACTATCTGACTAATTTCCATGACGGGTACAATGCCCCGAAGAAGGATGATAAGAAAAAGTAA